Part of the Catalinimonas alkaloidigena genome is shown below.
ATTGCCGGTGATATAGCACTCAATGGCGTTATTTATACAGCGAACGTTAGCCTGCTTAAGGCTATCAAAAAGGCTTTTCTCAGGATTTACGATAAGAAAGACGAGCTTGTGAAGCTGATCGCTAAACTCTATCTCGAGGTCAGCCTGCTGAGTAACCTGGAAATACTCATTGCGCTGGCGAAAGGCCAGCAGATAGCCGCGGGAGTAGTCAAAACTCTGGGTGAAGCGTTCTACACGGGTTTTGAAAAGTTTGTCGGCTATATTCCTACCGATTACCTGAATTATCCGAAAAATTCCAATCCTTATCATTACTTCATCGGCGCCTTCATTGCGGGCGACTTTCTGGGGTATATCGTCGGTACAGTAGGCGTAGAGGTATTACTGGCCGTGTTGACCGACGGCATTGCCACCTATCTGAAGGTCGTAGCCAAGCTAGGCCGACTGGGTAAGGTAGGCATTAAAGCGCTCAAAGCCATTGAGGATTTGGTAGATACCTTTAACCGCCTCAGCAAGGTGCTGAGCAAGCTCGTGGATGCCGCCCAGGGAAAACTCAAAGACCGCGTCGTAAAGACCATCCTCTATGCTGTACGCTTCATTGATGAATTGAAACCCCGCTTTATCAAGAGTTTTATTGAGGCACTTACCGAAGGAGCAGAAGAAGTACGCGACCGGGTGCTGAAATGGGTCTATCGCTACGGCAAAGATGGTGATGGGGTAGGAATGCGCGGAGTTGCCGAGGCCTTAGATGGAGAATTTCCCATTGATCAGCCTGAACAGGCTAAGGAGGTAATTGAACTTCTTGCTTATACCGCTGAACCTAAGAAAGACAGGCCTGGATTTATACCCTCCTGTAAATAAAAATATCATTAACTCGCTAACAAGAAGAAAATGAAAAACCTAAAAGATTGCCAGAAAGAAATTCAGTCATTAGCAAAAAAACAATCCGAATTATTATCAACCTTACTCGATGTATTTGACGATTCCTCTGAGGCTAAAGTATTCTATGACACATTGCGGAAAAAAGTTACTTCTTCTGAATTTGATGAAATTCTGAAGAGTTCTTTCTTCACAAACTGGCCTCGAGACCATCCGAACTCAAAAGAGGGAATGCGAGGTATTAAAACTATAGCAGATAATATTGATAAAATTAAAGTCGCAAGTGATAAACCTGATGCTCTAACATTTAAATTTCTTTTGACAGAGGTATTTGGTAGCGATCAATATTTTGAAAGTATTGATGATGCACTAATGAAGGGTGTAGAGTTCTTTTCTTTGGTTCAGGAGGGTTTCGATATCATGAGTAGCAGAAAGCCAAAGGAGTTTGAAGGATTTCTCAGTAATTTAAAAATTTTAAATAACGCAAATGGATTAAGAGGAGCGCACTTTGAGCTGTATCTTGCAAAGAAGTATAATTGGGATGTACAAATTCGTTATAAGCCAAATAAGGAAGAATATGATATTTTTCTTTTTTCCAAAAAAGAAAAAGATAAGAATGGCAGGCCGTTACAATTCCTTTCGGCTAAAAACTGCTCAAATATCCGTTTAAAAGAATTTGGTCAGTTTTTGAAACAACTTGTCGCATTGAAAGACGACGGTCAACGTCTCCGTTATCGAGTGGTGGTTCACTTAGAAAATAACTGTAATTTCTCGAGAGCAGCGGGAGGATTCTTAGATAAATTTATTCAGGAAACAAAACAAGGGGGGAATTACCCGAAACTTAAACCGTTCCTGGACAGCATTATTGAGGAAGTTAAAAAAAATGAAAAAAGCATTAACAATTTTAATCCTAATAGATTCGTAGGAAAACCTGGCAACAGTAGCAATGGCTTTTTTAAAAGAATTGCATCCTTGGCCACCCCCAAAGGAGAAGATAAAATTGCAGAAGACTTTCTTGAAGGGTTTAAAAAGCTTTTCTTTATACAAGAAAGTAATGTAATTCCCTCTTACCGTAAAAAAAGTAGTTAATGTCTTTCAAGTTGATCAATAAGGTTTTCAAATTTAACATTCACAGTCTATTTTCATTCGAATTTTGTAACATTGAATATTGAAAAGGCAAAGGCGAAGTCTAGTAAACAGTGTCAAGCTATAGAATACCCCAACCGAAGGGGGATCAGGATAGAGGCCAATACCATTTTGGTAAAATCACCTGATAAAAGGCAAACGCTGACAAAAACACCAGCTCTCAATACTTTTCGGGTATCAATTTCTTTAAATCTTTGTATAAAGTTGAGAAGAAGTATATTTCCTTAGAAGATGCACTTTTGACAAAAAGGCTGCAGCCCAGATTGTATTTCTTATCTACCATAAAGTAAGAACATGATGAATCATGTTCTTACAATCCTATACTTACTCACTTCTCAAGCTGTCTACTGGATTGGCATGAGCCGCCTGGATAGCCTTGGAGCTTACCGTTACAAATGCGACAATAAGGGCCACAAGGATGACCATTGCGAAGGGCAAAATTGACATGTCCATCGCATAAGCGAAATTCGCCAGCCACTGATCGGCCAGCCAGAAGGCAATGGGTGCGGCTACAAGCCCGGCAATAAGGACCAGCTTTAGGAAGTCTTTACCCATCAACACTACAATTTGCCGGACTGAGGCTCCCAGCACTTTGCGCAAACCAATTTCCTTGATCCGTTGCTCTGCCATATAAGAGGCCAGGGCAAACAAGCCCATGCTGGCAATCAGCAGGGTGAGCAGCGTGGCATATAGCAAAGTTTTACCGAGTCTTTCCTGTTCCGCATAGAGTTTGGAGAAGTCATCATCCAAAAAGGTATAGCGCATCGGATGGGCGGGTTCTACCTGCTTCCAGTATTGCTCAATATCAGCGATTGTGGCACGAATATTCTCGGAAGAAAGACGAATGGCTACATTATTTATCCAACCGTCTCTCACACTCTTAATCGCTCCAGAGATGACCAGCGGCTTGATGTCATTTTGTAAATGCTGATAATGAAAGTCTTCTACTATTCCAATGATGGTTCCCGGCTCCTCTTCCCAGGAAAACCTTATCGCATGCCCAATTGGGTCTTCCAAATCATATTCTTTGACAAATTCTTCATTAACTACAAAGGTCTTACTACTAGTATCTGAAGGAGATAAAAACCTTCCTGCTATTATCTTCAGGCCCAGCACATCAGCATAAGCGGCATCGGCGAAGTAGATATCCACAAATGCGTCAGACTCCCGCCCATCAATCTGGAAAGAAAAATCGGACTCAAACTGACCAGGCACAGTACTGTTTGCCGATACACTTTGTATATTGGGATTACGCAACAGTTCCTGCTTAGTTGCTTCTACTTTTTCGTAAGTCTGCTGGGTATTGGCCTTGACCACTACCACCTGTTCTGCCTGAAATCCCAGCTCCTGCGTCTGCATATACTGCACCTGCTGATAGATGAAAAACATGACAATAGCAGCCACCATGGCTCCGGTAAACTGAGCCACCACCATACCATTGCGCAGCACCCTGCTTTTATCTTTGCGCAGCCACTGACCTTTGAGCACATCGGCAGGACGATAAGCGGCGAGAAAGAAAGCAGGATAACTACCAGACAACAGCCCCAGCACCAAAACGATAGCTAATAAATAAGGGCTGATGCTTTGCCACACCGCCCAGTCCAGCGCCAGGTTCCGATCAACGATAGTCTCAAAAGCCGGGAGGATAAAGCCTGTAAGCAGCATGGCTGCGGGTAGCGCGATCAACGCCTGCAGGGTAGCTTCCGCCAGAAACTGAGTGATCAGCTGCTGATTACTGGCTCCCGTAACTTTACGCACACCTACTTCTCGCGCTCTGCGGGTAGCCTGAGCAGTAGCCAGGTTCATGTAGTTGATGCCGGCAATCATTAGAATCAGTAAAGCTACGATACCGATGATGTACAGTGTTTCCATATTCCCTTCACCACTAAAAGACCCCCACAGCTCTACCCCATCACTGTCCAGTTGACTGGCCGTAAGCTGCTGAAGCCGCCAGTCGGGAAACTGATCCCAGCTATCGCCTACCTCGGCTTTGAGACGAGGCGTTAAGTCCTCAGTGATTTTTTGCTCCAGATTGGCTACATCTACTCCATCGTGCAAGGCTACAAAAGTAGCCGGCCAGTTGCCTGTCCAGCTGCCCCCCTGCGTGGTATCCTGCAAGACGATGTCAATGTCAAAGTGCGTATTTCCCTGAAATTCCGCTATCACGCCTGTCACCTCAAAGTCTGTCTCATCATTAAAAACCACAATTTTTCCCAGCGGATCTTCATTTCCAAACAGCGCCTGTGCCAACTCCTCACTGAGGAGTACTGCCGAAGGACTATGCATGGCAGTAGCCGCATCACCATATCTGAGCGGAAAAGGAAAGACCTGTAAAAAGCTACTATCCGCCTGAACGGTATGCTCTACATACAAAGACTTTTGCTGATCATCAGTCGCCACCAGCACATTGTCCTGTTCTTTCATGCGGGTAGCATGAGTGATTTCAGGAAAGCTGTGTCTCAAAGCCTCTGCCAGTGGCTGTGGTGTAAAAGCCGTACCCTGTCCCGGATCCCACTGCCGGTACACCTGATATATATTTTTGGAATTAGGAATCCAGTGATCGTAACTTAGTTCATGACGGATGAAGAGAATTGCCAGAATAGCCACAGAAATAGCCAGTGTAAGCCCGCTAAGGTTGACGATTGAATAGACTTTCTGTCTTTGGAAACTTCTGAGGGCGATGCGCAGGTAGTTTTTCAGCATTTCGTAGGCATAGTTTAATCGCAATTTTTCTATCCATTGAAAAAAGTATGCCACCGCACTATTTGGCATTTCAGACCACTTGTAGCTGTTTTTTTATGTCCACTAAAGAACAGTTTTGTGCGATAGTGGACAGTAGTTTTAGAAAGTATTAGCGGTCATTTTTTACATCACTCACTCCGCAAGCTATCCACTGGGTTGGCCTTGGCGGCTTTCATGGATTGATAAGCGATGGTAAGGCTGGCAATCAGCACAATGATACCTCCCGCCAGCAGGAATATCGGCGCTCCCAAATCAATCTGATAGGCAAAATCCGCCAGCCACCGCTTCATCATCAGGTAAGAAACAGGTACTGCCACCAGAAAAGCAAGGGCAATCAGCAGCATAAATTCTTTGTAAGAAAGAGCCATCACCTGCCATACCGAAGCGCCTAATACCTTCCTGATACCAATTTCTTTGGTCTTTTTGTTCATGGAAAGTGTGACCAGTCCAAACAAGCCCAGGCAGGAGATAAAGATGCCCAATGCTGTAGTAACATTTAGTATGGTACTCAGACGCTGTTCTGCCCGGTATTGAGCATCTAACCTCTCATCTACAAAAGAAAATTCAAACTGCTGCTCGGGAGCTACTTCCTTCCAAACCTCTTTAAGCTCATCTACCATCTCTGCCAAAGCCTCCGACTGAACTTTTACAGATATCTTAGGTGTGGCGTTGGCTTCAAACATCACATTCTCACTGCCTTTGAAGATGCCATAGGGGTTCATCACCAGCAGTGCGGGTTCTATGGCAGCGTGCAAAGACTGGTAGTGAAAGTCGCTGAGGACACCAACTACCTGGTACTCCTGAAAAGGAGGAGGCAGTGTACTGCCTACTGCTTCTCCCAAATTAAATGCCCGGGCAAAAGTCTTATTGATCAATACCCCCGAGCGGGCATCGGCTCCGCTTTCCACATCAAAATCCCTACCCTGAAGCATTTCTAATCCATAGGTTTTTACAAAGTCCTGATCCACGGTATTCATGTTGAATTCGCGGTATGTCCCTTCTTCAGTGGTAAAACCTACTTCTATCCAACCCGACTGTCCAAAAGTGAAGAAAGAGGTGGTGACTTCTTTGACTTCCGGCAGGCGGTCAAGCGCATTTTTGATCAGCTGCTTTCTCTGGAAATTTTCTTTCATAAACTGATCCATTGTGCTGCCCGACATACGGGTTTGCATATTTTGAGGAATTACTATGATCTGTTCTTTGTCAAAACCAAGGTTTTTATTTTGCAGATAGGTCATTTGCTGCTTCATCACCAGTGTGCCTATGATCAGTATGGCCGCCAGTACAAACTGAAAAGAGACCATGATTTTGCGGAGGGTCTCACGACTATAGCCCATGCTCATGCTGCCACGGAGGATCATCAGAGGAGAGAAACCGGAGAGGATAAGCGCGGGATAAACGCCAGCCAGAAAGCCCACCACCACTGTCAGCAGAAATAAAAACAGAATATTCTGCATGCTGAAGGAGAATACAAGCGCTTTGTCAGCCAGTTGATTGAAATAAGGCAGTAAAAGAACGACTAACAGTATGCCTAATCCTGTGGCAATGAAGGTAGTCATGAAAGCTTCGCTCCAGAACTGTGACATCAGTTGGCGGCGCACTGCACCTATTACTTTTCTCACCCCTACTTCTTTAGCTCGGCTCAACGAACGGCCTACGGCCAGGGTCACGAAGTTAATGCAGGCTACCACCAGGATCAGCAGCGCAACTGCTGAAAGTATGTATACATATTTCCAGTCGCTGACAGCCACTCCTCCCTTGGGAAAGTCCGTATTGAGGCGAATGTCGGTCAGGGGTTGCAGGCCGACAGTATATTCTCCCGGCTTATAGTTCTCGCCCAGCACCTGCTTTACCATGGCATCCAGCTTGCCTTCCAGTGCCTGTGCATTGGTCTGTTCATCCAGCAATGCATAGGTTTCCACACTGACATTGTACCAGCTCGCACGGCTTCTTTCACCGGAAAAAGCCTTGTTGTTATCATAAGGAATCAGCATGTTGTACTGCAGACTTACGTTAGAAGGCAGGTCAGCTACTACAGCACTTATACTGAATTCCTGATACTGATCACCTAATTTGATGGATAAGGATTGACCGATAGGGTCAGCATCCCCAAAATATTTGACAGCGTGGGATTCAGTAAGCACCAGGTCCTGTAGTTGGCTTAGTGACACATCTCCACTCAGCACTTCATTGTTAAATAATTTGAAGAACTGCGGATCAGCATAAAAGACTTCTTCATTTTGCGAATCCTCCCCCTTCTTTACCAAAGACGAAATCTTGCCCACCCGTACCGTAGCTTTCACTTCCGAAAAATTAGAGTCCAGAGCCGGGCCCAGCGGCATAGGGGTATGGGTATTGAAAAATATTTCATCAGGCCCGTAATCTTCCAGCACCCAGGCCCGGTAAATCTGATCGGCATAGGTATAAGAACGGTCAAATGAAAGCTCATCCTGTACATAGAGCCAGATGAGGATGCAAAAGGTAAAGCTCACCATCAACCCGGATATGTTGATGATGGAATACAATTTCTGTTTAAGCAGGTTTCTGTAAGCGACTTTGAAATAATTTTTAAACATAGCGCTTGAATTAGCAGGTTGTGAAAATTGTCTTTTAGCAATGAAATAGGGTCTGAAAAAAGTAAGCACATTCATCCAGTAGCGAAAATTGGCCCTTCTGTCTCCATCTTCACTCACCCAGTCCAGATAGGATTCATGCAAATCTCCTTCAATCTCCGGCAGTAAATCGGGATCGCAAAACCAGCGGAGAAACTGCTGCGCACGCTGCGGAGGCTGATATTTTTGAATATTACTCATCCCTCAAGCTGTCTACCGGATTAGCCTGTGCGGCCTTGATGGACTGGAAGCTGATCGTCAGCCAGGCAATGAACAGGGCAACACTTCCTACCCCCGCCAGGAGTAGCACATTCACCTCAATACGGTAAGCAAAGTCCTGTAGCCATTCATGAAGCAGCCAGTAGGTAAAAGGCACGGCGATAAGCAGAGACAATAGAATCAACAAAGTAAAGTCTCTGCCTACCATCAGCAATATTTTGCCTACCGATGCGCCCAGCACTTTGCGAATGCCAATCTCCTTCCTTCGCTTTTGCAGGGTATATTGCGACAGGCCTAATAATCCCATACAGGCGATAGCAATCGCTACTCCCGAAAATGCGGTGACAATGCCCAGCAGGCGGTCTTCCGCTTCGTACATCCGGGCTACCTGCTCATCCATAAAAGAAAAATCAAAAGGACGACCAGTATTTAATGCCTCCCATTGTGCTTCCAGAAAGTTGAGCATTCCACGGTAATCCTTGGTTTGAATACGGGCAGTCACATAATTGTGCACCCCATTATCTGGCGCCCGGTAAAAATGTAGAATAGGCGCTACTTCATTCCGCAGGCTTTCAAAGTGATAGTCCTCGGCCAGCCCTACTAGCTGGTACTCACTTCTGCCCATATCAATGACTTTGTTTTCAATGTTTTCCCAACCGAAAGCCTGCATGGCTGCTTCGTTGAGAATCACGGCTTCGTTTCTATCGTTTTGAGAGTCTTCATGAAACATGCGGCCTTCCTGTATTTCAATGCCCAAAGTCTGAAAATAAGCCGCATCCGCAAAAGTGTAGCGCATGCGCATAGGATCGCCTTCCCAGCCCTTGGGCTGCACGAAAGTAAACCAGCCAGCCCAGTCGCTGGGGATATGCGAGGATGAACTTACTGAAACTATATCAGGATGCGCTAACAATTGAGTTTTAAAAACCTCAAGGCGAGCACTATCCTGCGCGCTACCCTCAAAACTACCTAAGCCAAGTGGCATCAGAATGATGTTTTCTTTGTCAAACGCCATATCCGCATTTTGCATAAAAGAAAGTTGTTGCCAGACGGTAAGCGCACTCCCTATCAAAAAAATAGAGACGGTAAACTGAAGCACTACCAGCGCATTGCGTAAACCTATGCCCCCCTGCTTACTTCTCAGCTTACCCCTGAGTGATTGAATGATTTTGAAACGAGACAGAAAAAAGGCCGGATAGCTGCCAGAAAAGAAGCCAAGAAGCAGTCCAAATGATATCAAGAGGATTAGCACTCTGATATCCGATAAAGGAAATACCAATGCGGTGCCAAATTGCTGGTTGAAGTAGGGTAGAATAATCATTGTCAGCATAATGCCAATCAATACACTGGCCAGGCACAGCAATACGGCTTCGCTGATGAACTGATAAATCAACTGGCTGCGCCGGGCACCAAAAGTCTTACGCATACCGATCTCCCGCATTCTCTCCAGCGAACGGGCAGTAGACAAGTTCATGAAGTTGACCGAAGCAATCAGGATAATGCCTATGGCAATGACCAGCAGGACATAAATGTTATGACTATCTCCTACGAAAGTATCATAAGCATCTGTAAGGGGGAGGAGTTTGAAGTTAGTCTTTTGCGGCTCATCTTCTCCCCAAACCTGTGCAATAAAATCAGGAAATTTAGCCTCCAGCCTTTCTGCCGAGGAGGCATCTGGCAATAGAACATAAGAGGAAAGAAAGGATGATCCCCAGTTCTCGCTGAGTTCCT
Proteins encoded:
- a CDS encoding ABC transporter permease, producing the protein MQPPKQPPRHAQQFLRGFCDPDLVSEIEGDLYEMYRGWVLHKGCRKADFLYWLHVLSFFRPYFIAKRKVTLHPNHSLMIKNYFFIAYRNLSKHKSFTLINISGLAIGVTAALIIALYAFNELTYDRFHPLADRIFMVYKERITPNGVQPTYDTWLPLTARLESEYPEIEMTAHSFVDNVRVSLDDKQFEAEAMFADPEILKMFNFPQVEGNVDHVFSSLNEAVITEETAQKFFGDEDPLGKTITLDFALQYTVSGVLADIPQNSSLQFDLVVPIKSTPDYQELSENWGSSFLSSYVLLPDASSAERLEAKFPDFIAQVWGEDEPQKTNFKLLPLTDAYDTFVGDSHNIYVLLVIAIGIILIASVNFMNLSTARSLERMREIGMRKTFGARRSQLIYQFISEAVLLCLASVLIGIMLTMIILPYFNQQFGTALVFPLSDIRVLILLISFGLLLGFFSGSYPAFFLSRFKIIQSLRGKLRSKQGGIGLRNALVVLQFTVSIFLIGSALTVWQQLSFMQNADMAFDKENIILMPLGLGSFEGSAQDSARLEVFKTQLLAHPDIVSVSSSSHIPSDWAGWFTFVQPKGWEGDPMRMRYTFADAAYFQTLGIEIQEGRMFHEDSQNDRNEAVILNEAAMQAFGWENIENKVIDMGRSEYQLVGLAEDYHFESLRNEVAPILHFYRAPDNGVHNYVTARIQTKDYRGMLNFLEAQWEALNTGRPFDFSFMDEQVARMYEAEDRLLGIVTAFSGVAIAIACMGLLGLSQYTLQKRRKEIGIRKVLGASVGKILLMVGRDFTLLILLSLLIAVPFTYWLLHEWLQDFAYRIEVNVLLLAGVGSVALFIAWLTISFQSIKAAQANPVDSLRDE
- a CDS encoding ABC transporter permease, yielding MPNSAVAYFFQWIEKLRLNYAYEMLKNYLRIALRSFQRQKVYSIVNLSGLTLAISVAILAILFIRHELSYDHWIPNSKNIYQVYRQWDPGQGTAFTPQPLAEALRHSFPEITHATRMKEQDNVLVATDDQQKSLYVEHTVQADSSFLQVFPFPLRYGDAATAMHSPSAVLLSEELAQALFGNEDPLGKIVVFNDETDFEVTGVIAEFQGNTHFDIDIVLQDTTQGGSWTGNWPATFVALHDGVDVANLEQKITEDLTPRLKAEVGDSWDQFPDWRLQQLTASQLDSDGVELWGSFSGEGNMETLYIIGIVALLILMIAGINYMNLATAQATRRAREVGVRKVTGASNQQLITQFLAEATLQALIALPAAMLLTGFILPAFETIVDRNLALDWAVWQSISPYLLAIVLVLGLLSGSYPAFFLAAYRPADVLKGQWLRKDKSRVLRNGMVVAQFTGAMVAAIVMFFIYQQVQYMQTQELGFQAEQVVVVKANTQQTYEKVEATKQELLRNPNIQSVSANSTVPGQFESDFSFQIDGRESDAFVDIYFADAAYADVLGLKIIAGRFLSPSDTSSKTFVVNEEFVKEYDLEDPIGHAIRFSWEEEPGTIIGIVEDFHYQHLQNDIKPLVISGAIKSVRDGWINNVAIRLSSENIRATIADIEQYWKQVEPAHPMRYTFLDDDFSKLYAEQERLGKTLLYATLLTLLIASMGLFALASYMAEQRIKEIGLRKVLGASVRQIVVLMGKDFLKLVLIAGLVAAPIAFWLADQWLANFAYAMDMSILPFAMVILVALIVAFVTVSSKAIQAAHANPVDSLRSE
- a CDS encoding FtsX-like permease family protein, with protein sequence MSNIQKYQPPQRAQQFLRWFCDPDLLPEIEGDLHESYLDWVSEDGDRRANFRYWMNVLTFFRPYFIAKRQFSQPANSSAMFKNYFKVAYRNLLKQKLYSIINISGLMVSFTFCILIWLYVQDELSFDRSYTYADQIYRAWVLEDYGPDEIFFNTHTPMPLGPALDSNFSEVKATVRVGKISSLVKKGEDSQNEEVFYADPQFFKLFNNEVLSGDVSLSQLQDLVLTESHAVKYFGDADPIGQSLSIKLGDQYQEFSISAVVADLPSNVSLQYNMLIPYDNNKAFSGERSRASWYNVSVETYALLDEQTNAQALEGKLDAMVKQVLGENYKPGEYTVGLQPLTDIRLNTDFPKGGVAVSDWKYVYILSAVALLILVVACINFVTLAVGRSLSRAKEVGVRKVIGAVRRQLMSQFWSEAFMTTFIATGLGILLVVLLLPYFNQLADKALVFSFSMQNILFLFLLTVVVGFLAGVYPALILSGFSPLMILRGSMSMGYSRETLRKIMVSFQFVLAAILIIGTLVMKQQMTYLQNKNLGFDKEQIIVIPQNMQTRMSGSTMDQFMKENFQRKQLIKNALDRLPEVKEVTTSFFTFGQSGWIEVGFTTEEGTYREFNMNTVDQDFVKTYGLEMLQGRDFDVESGADARSGVLINKTFARAFNLGEAVGSTLPPPFQEYQVVGVLSDFHYQSLHAAIEPALLVMNPYGIFKGSENVMFEANATPKISVKVQSEALAEMVDELKEVWKEVAPEQQFEFSFVDERLDAQYRAEQRLSTILNVTTALGIFISCLGLFGLVTLSMNKKTKEIGIRKVLGASVWQVMALSYKEFMLLIALAFLVAVPVSYLMMKRWLADFAYQIDLGAPIFLLAGGIIVLIASLTIAYQSMKAAKANPVDSLRSE